In a genomic window of Vigna angularis cultivar LongXiaoDou No.4 chromosome 6, ASM1680809v1, whole genome shotgun sequence:
- the LOC108343021 gene encoding pentatricopeptide repeat-containing protein At5g09450, mitochondrial produces MAHRSLFLSLRRSSGLACAQNRTRFASSGAVSSDLVEESVEGDDLRSRILRLRLPKRSATNILQKWVLQGNPVTLSQLRDISKELRRSQRYKHALEISEWMVSHEQYELSDSDYAVRIDLMTKVFGIDAAERYFEGLPPATKTTETYTALLHSYAGAKLTDKAEELFQRIKDSNLCFDALTYNEMMTLYMSVGQFEKVPMIVEELKQQKVSPDIFTYNLWISSCAAILNIDEVRRILDEMSHGVGCNESWIRYLNLANIYISVGHLDNASSNTLVETEKRITQGQWITYDFLIILYGGLGSKEKLDQIWNSLRMTKQKMIGRNYICIISSYLILGHLKEVGEIIDQWKQSTTTDVDMVACKKIMVGFRNIGLVEIADNLNEILIENNLSPDMIN; encoded by the exons ATGGCGCATCGCTCACTTTTCCTCTCTCTCAGACG AAGTAGCGGTTTAGCTTGTGCACAGAACAGAACAAGATTTGCGTCTTCGGGTGCTGTGAGCAGTGATTTAGTTGAAGAGAGTGTGGAAGGTGATGACCTAAGGAGCAGAATCTTGAGGCTAAGGCTCCCCAAGCGAAGCGCCACAAACATTCTTCAGAAATGGGTCCTTCAAGGGAATCCTGTTACGCTCTCTCAGCTTCGAGATATTTCCAAAGAGCTTCGAAGATCTCAACGTTACAAACACGCTTTGGAG ATATCAGAATGGATGGTTAGCCATGAGCAATACGAGTTATCAGACTCTGATTATGCAGTGCGAATAGATTTGATGACCAAAGTTTTTGGCATTGATGCTGCAGAGCGCTATTTTGAGGGTCTACCTCCTGCGACAAAGACTACTGAAACTTACACAGCCCTCTTACATTCTTATGCGGGAGCAAAATTGACTGACAAGGCTGAGGAACTTTTTCAAAGGATTAAGGATTCAAACCTCTGCTTTGATGCCCTTACTTACAATGAAATGATGACTCTTTACATGTCAGTGGGACAGTTTGAAAAGGTCCCTATGATTGTTGAAGAACTGAAACAACAAAAGGTTTCCCCTGATATCTTTACCTATAATCTATGGATAAGTTCCTGTGCTGCCATTCTTAATATTGATGAGGTTAGGAGGATTCTTGATGAAATGAGTCATGGTGTTGGTTGTAATGAAAGTTGGATAAGGTATTTGAACCTGGCCAATATTTATATTAGTGTAGGTCATCTTGATAATGCAAGTTCCAACACACTAGTTGAGACTGAGAAAAGGATCACCCAAGGGCAATGGATTACTTATGACTTCTTAATCATTCTTTATGGTGGGTTGGGAAGTAAGGAGAAACTTGATCAGATATGGAACTCCTTGAGAATGACCAAACAGAAAATGATCGGCAGGAATTACATCTGTATTATTTCTTCCTATCTGATACTTGGTCATTTGAAAGAAGTGGGTGAAATTATTGATCAGTGGAAGCAATCGACGACCACAGATGTTGATATGGTTGCCTGTAAAAAGATTATGGTTGGTTTTAGGAACATTGGTTTGGTTGAAATAGCCGACAACTTGAATGAGATTCTCATTGAGAATAATCTCAGTCCGGATATGATTAACTGA
- the LOC108343023 gene encoding uncharacterized protein LOC108343023 isoform X1, whose amino-acid sequence MLRRWSKVVSPISKFGSQSHLNFVKNVTRQSYAGVAPAPTIEDKPQSPAVNPHKMFWSKPCSLALPPDSSLRVEEPNYQGIKRFLLKLMMFYSKQSRSIRGANVVYHRIISQVDKPPIYEVFNLEKTFKTTFSLLVLHMWLCLRRLKQEGNEGVEFGQYLYEIYNHDVELRVSKAGVNLLLTKWMKELEKIFYGNIVAYDTAILPEAKPGDFSNVIWRNIFSEDGSSTEDDAASQSVQALARYARREESCMTLTDKEALFSGNFMFTSLKHENGRGKRPQ is encoded by the exons ATGTTACGAAGGTGGAGCAAAGTAGTTTCTCCAATCTCCAAATTTGGATCGCAGAGCCATCTTAATTTCGTCAAGAATGTCACGCGCCAAAGCTACGCTGGGGTTGCACCCGCGCCCACGATAGAGGACAAACCTCAATCCCCTGCG GTTAACCCACACAAAATGTTTTGGTCTAAACCCTGTTCTCTGGCCCTGCCCCCTGACTCATCCCTCAGAGTTGAAGAACCTAATTATCAGGGCATCAAGCGTTTCTTGCTCAAACTCATGATGTTTTATAGTAAGCAGAGCAGGTCAATTCGAGGGGCTAATGTTGTGTACCATAGAATCATTTCACAAGTTGATAAACCTCCCATTTATGAAG TTTTTAACTTGGAGAAAACTTTCAAAACAACGTTCTCTTTACTTGTACTTCATATGTGGTTATGTTTGCGTCGCTTGAAGCAAGAGGGAAATGAGGGTGTTGAATTTGGGCAATACCTTTATGAGATTTACAATCATGATGTGGAGCTAAGAGTGTCCAAAGCTGGA GTTAACCTACTACTGACTAAGTGGATGAAAGAGCTCGAGAAGATATTTTATGGGAACATTGTTGCCTATGATACTGCAATACTTCCAGAAGCTAAACCGGGTGATTTCTCCAATGTTATATGGAG GAATATATTCTCTGAAGATGGGTCTTCAACAGAAGACGATGCTGCATCTCAATCAGTGCAG GCGCTCGCCAGGTATGCTCGCCGGGAAGAAAGTTGCATGACTTTAACAG ATAAAGAAGCACTATTTTCAGGGAATTTCATGTTCACCTCATTGAAACATGAGAACGGAAGAGGAAAGAGGCCTCAATGA
- the LOC108343023 gene encoding uncharacterized protein LOC108343023 isoform X2: MFWSKPCSLALPPDSSLRVEEPNYQGIKRFLLKLMMFYSKQSRSIRGANVVYHRIISQVDKPPIYEVFNLEKTFKTTFSLLVLHMWLCLRRLKQEGNEGVEFGQYLYEIYNHDVELRVSKAGVNLLLTKWMKELEKIFYGNIVAYDTAILPEAKPGDFSNVIWRNIFSEDGSSTEDDAASQSVQALARYARREESCMTLTDKEALFSGNFMFTSLKHENGRGKRPQ, translated from the exons ATGTTTTGGTCTAAACCCTGTTCTCTGGCCCTGCCCCCTGACTCATCCCTCAGAGTTGAAGAACCTAATTATCAGGGCATCAAGCGTTTCTTGCTCAAACTCATGATGTTTTATAGTAAGCAGAGCAGGTCAATTCGAGGGGCTAATGTTGTGTACCATAGAATCATTTCACAAGTTGATAAACCTCCCATTTATGAAG TTTTTAACTTGGAGAAAACTTTCAAAACAACGTTCTCTTTACTTGTACTTCATATGTGGTTATGTTTGCGTCGCTTGAAGCAAGAGGGAAATGAGGGTGTTGAATTTGGGCAATACCTTTATGAGATTTACAATCATGATGTGGAGCTAAGAGTGTCCAAAGCTGGA GTTAACCTACTACTGACTAAGTGGATGAAAGAGCTCGAGAAGATATTTTATGGGAACATTGTTGCCTATGATACTGCAATACTTCCAGAAGCTAAACCGGGTGATTTCTCCAATGTTATATGGAG GAATATATTCTCTGAAGATGGGTCTTCAACAGAAGACGATGCTGCATCTCAATCAGTGCAG GCGCTCGCCAGGTATGCTCGCCGGGAAGAAAGTTGCATGACTTTAACAG ATAAAGAAGCACTATTTTCAGGGAATTTCATGTTCACCTCATTGAAACATGAGAACGGAAGAGGAAAGAGGCCTCAATGA
- the LOC108343365 gene encoding H/ACA ribonucleoprotein complex subunit 4: protein MSQSESKKKKERSSSKKEEDQAGKDEGLMIKPQSFTPPIDTSQWPILLKNYDRLNVRTGHYTPIPSGYSPLKRPLPEYLKYGVINLDKPANPSSHEVVAWIKRLLRVEKTGHSGTLDPKVTGNLIVCIDRATRLVKSQQGAGKEYVCIARLHSAVPDVSKVGRALETLTGAVFQRPPLISAVKRQLRIRTIYESKLLEYDPDRHLVVFWISCEAGTYVRTMCVHLGLLLGVGSHMQELRRVRSGIMGEKDNMVSMHDVMDAQWVFDNFRDESYLRRAVMPLEVLLTSYKRLVVKDSAVNAICYGAKLMIPGLLRFENDIDVGEEVVLMTTKGEAIALGIAEMTTAVMATCDHGVVAKIKRVVMDRDTYPRKWGLGPRASMKKKLISEGKLDKHGKPNEKTPQEWLRNLVLPTGGDSVIAGMAAAPEPEDEKVKKDGDGEGRKRKKHESTDSPVSVSVKKAKVDVEEVKVKNVADEAVEVEVDKKEKKKKKKKDKDNSEVASSDEEKTTEKKKKHKDKAEDGSPELDKSEKKKKKKKDKEAAAAAEISNGKEDDGSADKSEKKKHKKKKNKDAEDE from the coding sequence ATGTCTCAGTCGgagagcaagaagaagaaggagcgCAGCAGCAGCAAGAAGGAAGAGGACCAAGCAGGCAAAGATGAGGGGTTGATGATAAAGCCTCAGAGCTTCACTCCCCCCATCGATACCTCCCAATGGCCCATCCTTCTCAAAAACTACGATCGCCTTAACGTACGCACCGGCCACTACACCCCCATCCCCTCCGGCTACTCCCCCCTCAAACGCCCCCTCCCCGAATACCTCAAATACGGCGTCATCAACCTCGACAAGCCCGCCAACCCTTCCTCCCATGAGGTTGTCGCCTGGATCAAGCGCCTCCTCCGTGTCGAGAAGACCGGCCATTCCGGTACCCTCGACCCCAAGGTCACCGGCAACCTCATCGTCTGTATTGACCGCGCCACTCGCCTCGTCAAGTCCCAGCAGGGTGCCGGCAAGGAATACGTCTGCATCGCCCGCCTTCACTCCGCTGTTCCCGACGTCTCCAAGGTCGGACGCGCCCTCGAGACCCTCACTGGCGCCGTCTTCCAGCGCCCGCCCTTGATCTCTGCCGTCAAACGGCAACTCCGCATCCGGACCATCTACGAAAGTAAGCTCCTTGAGTATGACCCTGATAGGCACTTAGTTGTTTTCTGGATTTCGTGTGAGGCTGGGACCTATGTTAGGACTATGTGTGTCCATTTGGGGTTGCTTCTTGGTGTGGGTAGCCATATGCAAGAGCTTAGGAGGGTTCGGTCTGGGATCATGGGGGAGAAGGATAACATGGTGAGCATGCATGATGTCATGGATGCCCAGTGGGTTTTTGATAATTTTAGGGATGAGAGTTATTTGAGGAGGGCTGTTATGCCCTTGGAAGTTCTTTTGACTAGCTATAAGAGGCTGGTTGTTAAGGACTCTGCTGTCAATGCTATTTGCTATGGTGCTAAGTTGATGATTCCTGGGTTGCTTAGGTTTGAGAATGATATTGATGTTGGGGAGGAGGTTGTGCTTATGACCACCAAGGGGGAGGCTATTGCTCTTGGGATTGCTGAGATGACTACTGCTGTTATGGCCACTTGTGATCATGGGGTTGTGGCCAAGATCAAGAGGGTTGTCATGGATAGGGATACTTATCCAAGGAAATGGGGTTTGGGACCAAGAGCTTCCATGAAGAAGAAGCTTATTTCTGAAGGGAAGCTGGATAAGCATGGGAAGCCCAATGAAAAGACTCCCCAGGAGTGGCTTAGGAATCTTGTTTTGCCCACCGGTGGGGATAGTGTGATTGCTGGTATGGCTGCTGCGCCGGAACCTGAGGATGAGAAGGTCAAGAAGGACGGAGACGGGGAAGGACGGAAGAGGAAGAAGCATGAAAGCACTGATAGCCCAGTTTCGGTCTCTGTTAAGAAGGCGAAAGTGGATGTAGAAGAGGTAAAGGTAAAGAATGTAGCTGATGAGGCTGTGGAGGTTGAAGTTgacaagaaagagaagaagaagaaaaagaagaaggataAGGATAACAGTGAAGTGGCCTCTTCTGATGAGGAGAAAACaacggagaagaagaagaagcacaaGGATAAGGCTGAAGACGGTTCGCCGGAGTTAGACAAGtctgagaagaaaaagaagaaaaagaaagacaaaGAAGCTGCTGCTGCTGCAGAAATTAGCAATGGAAAGGAGGATGACGGTAGTGCTGATAAGAGTGAAAAGAAGAagcataagaaaaagaaaaacaaagatgCCGAGGACGAATAG
- the LOC108342093 gene encoding RING-H2 finger protein ATL54, producing the protein MGLRHLSNLMTPLPELCASLCHVRKSEPCSSDCKVCLRICLTNPENPNYDSPPPPPPQLPPFILNNDGADESSSHKIATYLFLALAILTVAFFVVCCRTIYTRFSSRRRESSRHQPENTADDDFVDEEHGPVVDHPIWYIRTLGLQQSIINAITVCRYKKGEGLIEGTECAVCLSEFEEDENLRLLPKCYHAFHLPCIDTWLRSHTNCPICRAPIVSDLATARSESSFVDSNSFGHTHVEILENSAPDSELGNRAEEEGQVEAEDGFRVCETETPVEEVPGILPRRSVSLDSFSVANINRALATLGSNANSKRVLGGVDDAAASSSSSSSKVGSGSDLATTSKGSSSFRLTRYLPGAPGSSMKRSQSYNGKYLLSWYGRNQKKPNAPLRSF; encoded by the coding sequence ATGGGTCTGCGTCATCTCTCAAACTTGATGACGCCATTGCCAGAACTCTGTGCCTCACTTTGTCATGTGAGAAAGTCCGAGCCTTGTTCATCAGATTGCAAAGTTTGCCTCAGGATCTGCCTCACCAATCCCGAAAACCCTAATTATGATTCTCCTCCACCGCCGCCGCCACAACTTCCCCCTTTCATTCTAAATAACGACGGCGCAGATGAATCAAGCAGCCACAAAATAGCCACCTATTTGTTCCTTGCTCTTGCTATTCTAACCGTTGCTTTCTTTGTCGTTTGTTGTCGCACCATCTATACCAGGTTCAGCTCGAGGAGGAGGGAATCATCAAGGCACCAGCCAGAGAACACCGCCGATGATGATTTTGTTGATGAAGAGCATGGACCTGTGGTGGATCACCCCATATGGTATATCCGCACCCTCGGCCTTCAGCAATCGATTATCAATGCCATCACAGTTTGTAGGTATAAGAAAGGAGAGGGCTTGATTGAAGGAACCGAGTGTGCGGTTTGCTTGAGTGAGtttgaagaggatgaaaatCTCAGACTTTTGCCTAAATGCTATCATGCTTTTCATTTACCCTGTATTGATACCTGGCTTAGGTCTCATACCAACTGTCCCATATGCCGGGCTCCCATTGTTTCTGACCTTGCAACCGCTAGGTCGGAGTCTAGTTTTGTTGATTCAAATTCCTTTGGACATACCCATGTGGAAATTTTGGAAAATAGTGCTCCTGATTCTGAATTAGGAAATAGGGCAGAGGAAGAGGGCCAAGTGGAGGCTGAAGATGGATTTAGGGTTTGTGAAACTGAAACCCCAGTTGAAGAGGTGCCAGGCATTCTTCCTAGAAGATCTGTTTCTCTGGATTCCTTTTCTGTTGCAAATATTAATCGTGCTCTTGCAACATTGGGATCTAATGCTAACTCAAAAAGAGTGCTGGGAGGCGTGGATGATGCtgctgcttcttcttcttcttcttcttcaaaggTGGGTTCTGGAAGCGATTTGGCAACCACTTCCAAAGGCAGCTCCTCTTTCAGGTTAACTAGGTATCTGCCGGGTGCTCCTGGTTCTTCAATGAAAAGGTCACAGTCCTATAATGGAAAGTACCTTCTGTCCTGGTACGGTCGCAATCAGAAGAAGCCAAATGCTCCTCTGAGAAGCTTTTAG